From Anaerohalosphaera lusitana, one genomic window encodes:
- a CDS encoding aldo/keto reductase, translating to MIYSDFGKTGAKVSAVGFGGMRFDTKNKSNEENAELLTYAVDKGINYLDTAPGYCDDKSEDIYGLAIKEMADKRDQFYVTTKGMPATYDTADKAREAVEKSLKRLNTDYIDFYHVWCIRRMSEYELAMKPGGQYEGLLKAKEEGLIKNIVISSHLRGDHIAQIMKKKEYEAVLLGLNILNFMYRWEGVQKAHDLGYGVVAMNPLSGGLIPKHEKEFSFLGEEGESATEAALRFIISCPQVNVALVGFENKEHIDMACRVADQAKSFTEEDIERVKANLSDHMNSLCTGCNYCMAGVCPQNIPIASYMQYYNDKPLFGKDEQEMKKKLKFELEWGRLAEKVSRAKDCIECAKCEQVCTQHLDIMNRLAEIAEWRTNLPEDDN from the coding sequence ATGATTTACAGCGATTTCGGGAAAACAGGTGCCAAAGTAAGTGCTGTCGGGTTTGGCGGCATGAGATTCGACACCAAAAACAAGTCAAATGAGGAAAACGCCGAGCTGCTCACTTACGCAGTCGATAAAGGAATCAACTACCTCGATACGGCACCGGGCTATTGCGATGACAAGAGCGAGGACATTTACGGCCTTGCCATCAAAGAAATGGCGGACAAACGTGATCAGTTCTACGTTACCACCAAGGGCATGCCGGCCACTTATGACACAGCGGACAAGGCTCGGGAAGCGGTCGAGAAATCGCTCAAGCGCCTGAACACGGATTACATAGATTTTTATCACGTCTGGTGCATCCGCCGGATGAGTGAATACGAATTGGCGATGAAGCCGGGCGGTCAGTACGAAGGCCTGCTCAAGGCGAAAGAGGAAGGACTCATCAAAAATATTGTCATATCTTCTCATCTGCGAGGCGATCATATTGCGCAGATCATGAAAAAGAAAGAATATGAAGCCGTGCTGCTCGGTTTGAATATATTGAACTTCATGTATCGCTGGGAAGGCGTACAGAAGGCACACGACCTCGGTTATGGCGTGGTTGCGATGAACCCGCTCAGCGGGGGGCTAATACCAAAACATGAGAAGGAGTTTTCTTTCCTCGGCGAGGAAGGCGAAAGTGCTACAGAAGCGGCACTGCGATTTATAATCAGTTGTCCACAGGTAAATGTCGCACTGGTCGGATTTGAAAACAAAGAGCATATCGATATGGCCTGTCGTGTAGCTGATCAGGCAAAGTCCTTTACTGAGGAAGATATCGAACGGGTAAAGGCGAATCTGTCGGACCACATGAATTCGCTATGCACGGGCTGTAATTATTGCATGGCAGGGGTTTGTCCGCAGAATATTCCGATCGCAAGCTATATGCAGTATTACAATGACAAGCCGCTTTTCGGCAAGGACGAACAAGAGATGAAGAAAAAGCTCAAGTTCGAGCTGGAATGGGGCAGACTTGCAGAAAAGGTCTCCCGCGCCAAGGACTGCATCGAATGCGCCAAGTGTGAACAAGTATGCACGCAGCATCTGGACATCATGAACCGACTTGCTGAGATTGCTGAATGGAGAACCAACCTGCCTGAGGATGATAACTAA
- a CDS encoding response regulator → MLAAKTILFAEDNLGNFVLTKRHLRRWGIESSLIRFGSGQKLLDYVDNNIAQANCSGYIVILDIQLPGLNGVEVLKDIRRSKKSCELPVLMLSTTDRQTTIDKCMQIGADAYFVKPLSKPAFFRALDRLGMPEDNLDDSGISQAQHVSC, encoded by the coding sequence ATGTTGGCGGCTAAAACAATATTGTTTGCAGAGGACAACCTGGGTAATTTTGTCCTCACTAAACGACACCTGAGAAGATGGGGGATCGAAAGCTCCTTGATCCGGTTTGGTAGTGGGCAAAAGCTGCTTGATTATGTCGACAATAACATTGCTCAGGCTAACTGCTCGGGCTATATCGTGATTCTTGACATACAGTTGCCCGGTCTCAACGGCGTTGAGGTCCTGAAAGATATTCGCCGGTCCAAAAAGAGCTGTGAACTCCCTGTACTCATGCTCAGCACCACGGACCGGCAGACAACGATCGACAAATGCATGCAGATCGGTGCTGATGCATATTTCGTCAAGCCTCTCTCTAAGCCTGCATTCTTCCGTGCTCTTGACAGACTGGGCATGCCGGAGGATAATCTGGATGATTCGGGTATCTCGCAAGCTCAGCATGTAAGTTGCTGA
- the msrA gene encoding peptide-methionine (S)-S-oxide reductase MsrA, with protein MNNTELRSVQQASIVGEKAISENVQSATFAGGCFWGVEAVFRQTEGVVATAVGYTGGSKENPTYREVCTGRTGHAEAVRVYYDPDKTNYAKLVDKFFASHNPTTLNRQGPDVGTQYRSAIFYHDESQKEIAKKTKEALQDSAKFERPIVTEIKPAGPFYMAEDYHQRYFEKNKGAYCPHPVE; from the coding sequence ATGAATAATACGGAACTGAGATCTGTACAGCAGGCAAGTATCGTTGGTGAAAAAGCAATATCTGAAAATGTTCAATCTGCCACATTTGCGGGCGGCTGTTTCTGGGGTGTCGAGGCCGTTTTCCGCCAAACTGAAGGCGTAGTAGCAACCGCGGTCGGATATACGGGCGGCAGCAAGGAGAATCCGACATATCGCGAAGTCTGCACCGGGCGGACGGGCCACGCCGAGGCTGTGCGGGTTTATTACGATCCGGACAAGACAAACTATGCGAAACTGGTGGATAAGTTCTTCGCATCGCATAACCCGACAACACTGAACCGCCAGGGGCCCGACGTTGGCACCCAGTATCGTTCCGCAATATTCTACCATGACGAATCACAGAAGGAAATCGCTAAGAAGACCAAGGAGGCATTGCAGGATTCGGCGAAGTTTGAGAGGCCGATCGTGACCGAGATTAAGCCCGCAGGCCCGTTCTATATGGCAGAGGATTATCACCAGCGGTACTTCGAGAAGAACAAGGGCGCGTACTGTCCGCATCCCGTTGAATGA
- the thiH gene encoding 2-iminoacetate synthase ThiH, protein MSEFAQILRDKKLDRQSPDTSTMIDNITTDQVRRHLAQPPGRYSIDRLMALLSPAASELLEEMAQQARQLTIQRFGRTVQMYAPLYVSNVCVNSCLYCGFNCQTEFSRTRLTIDQAVKDGKVIASEGFRHILLVSGEDTKYVTNDYLAELAQRLREDFSSVSIEIYPLDEAGYKNCFDAGIDGVTLYQETYDRDTYERYHIAGPKADYDQRLDSYDRAARAGMRRLGLGVLLGLADWRQETLALAEHAAYLMKKYWRSQVSFSFPRLRPAPHVAEEYEHLVGERELVQMMIALRLCFADAGIVLSTRESAELRNNAVNLCVTRISAGSKTNPGGYSEEDDSTEQFVIADDRDPSEVAKMIKRAGREAVWKDWDTSFTA, encoded by the coding sequence GTGAGCGAATTCGCACAGATATTACGTGACAAAAAGCTGGATCGGCAATCACCGGACACGTCAACAATGATCGATAACATAACGACCGACCAGGTCCGCCGACACCTCGCCCAGCCGCCCGGTCGGTACAGCATCGACAGGCTCATGGCGCTGCTTTCTCCGGCTGCGAGCGAGCTGCTGGAAGAGATGGCACAGCAAGCCAGACAGCTAACGATCCAGCGGTTCGGGCGGACCGTCCAAATGTACGCCCCGCTGTACGTTTCGAACGTTTGCGTGAACAGTTGCCTGTACTGCGGCTTCAACTGTCAAACCGAGTTCAGCCGTACCCGCCTGACGATCGACCAGGCGGTAAAGGACGGCAAGGTGATCGCGTCGGAAGGCTTTCGCCATATTCTTCTTGTCAGCGGCGAGGATACGAAATACGTGACGAACGATTACCTCGCGGAACTGGCACAACGGCTTCGCGAGGACTTCAGCAGCGTTTCGATTGAGATCTATCCGCTGGACGAAGCGGGCTACAAGAACTGCTTCGATGCGGGCATCGACGGCGTGACGCTGTACCAGGAAACGTACGACCGCGATACTTACGAACGTTACCACATCGCAGGGCCCAAGGCGGACTATGACCAAAGGCTAGATTCTTATGACCGCGCCGCACGAGCGGGCATGCGAAGGCTCGGGCTGGGTGTGCTGCTGGGACTTGCGGACTGGCGACAGGAGACGCTAGCACTCGCTGAGCACGCGGCGTACCTTATGAAAAAATACTGGCGGTCGCAGGTTTCGTTTTCGTTCCCGCGTCTTAGACCCGCGCCGCATGTAGCCGAAGAATATGAACACCTCGTGGGCGAACGGGAACTGGTGCAGATGATGATTGCATTGCGATTGTGTTTCGCCGACGCAGGGATCGTCCTGAGCACCCGCGAAAGTGCTGAGCTGAGAAACAATGCGGTTAATCTTTGCGTGACGCGGATCAGCGCGGGCAGCAAGACGAATCCGGGCGGCTATTCAGAAGAAGATGACTCTACTGAACAGTTCGTCATAGCGGACGACCGCGACCCATCGGAAGTCGCCAAGATGATCAAACGGGCAGGCCGAGAAGCTGTTTGGAAGGACTGGGACACAAGCTTCACCGCTTAG
- a CDS encoding thiazole synthase — translation MEKLKIADKEFTSRLFIGTGKYSSNADMAKAIDASGSEMVTVALRRVDIRNENDDMLAAVDRDRCVLLPNTSGARDGEEAVRLARLTRAASGINWVKLEVTPDPYYLLPDGGETLKAAETLVNDGFVVLPYINADPILAKKLQDVGTATVMPLASPIGSNQGLTTRAAIEIIIEQATVPVVVDAGLGLPSHAAEAMEMGADAVLVNTAIATAGDPAAMAEAFKLATEAGRTAYLAGKAAISKTANASSPLTGFLRD, via the coding sequence ATGGAAAAACTTAAGATCGCAGACAAAGAATTCACCTCCCGGCTGTTCATCGGCACGGGCAAGTATTCGTCCAATGCGGACATGGCGAAAGCTATCGATGCATCGGGAAGTGAGATGGTCACAGTCGCGCTTCGCCGGGTGGACATCCGGAACGAGAACGACGATATGCTCGCGGCCGTGGATCGTGACAGGTGCGTGCTGCTGCCGAACACTTCCGGCGCACGAGACGGGGAAGAAGCCGTCCGGCTGGCAAGGCTGACGCGTGCGGCAAGCGGGATCAACTGGGTCAAGCTCGAAGTCACGCCCGACCCGTACTACCTGCTGCCCGACGGCGGCGAGACGCTGAAGGCTGCCGAGACGCTGGTCAATGACGGGTTCGTGGTGCTGCCGTATATCAACGCGGACCCGATACTGGCGAAAAAGCTGCAGGACGTCGGCACCGCAACCGTGATGCCGCTGGCCAGCCCGATCGGTTCGAACCAGGGACTGACCACGCGAGCGGCAATCGAGATCATTATAGAACAGGCGACAGTACCTGTCGTCGTTGATGCGGGACTCGGTCTGCCGAGCCATGCCGCCGAAGCGATGGAGATGGGCGCGGACGCCGTGCTGGTCAATACAGCGATCGCGACAGCGGGCGATCCGGCAGCGATGGCTGAGGCGTTCAAGCTCGCGACCGAGGCAGGCAGAACCGCGTACCTGGCGGGCAAAGCGGCGATCAGCAAAACAGCAAATGCATCGAGCCCGCTTACCGGGTTCCTGCGTGACTGA
- the thiS gene encoding sulfur carrier protein ThiS: MEHKLKINGEEHSYEADAMPANISQLLQQLEIDAATVVAEIDGQIVERKNFAETSLQPGQQIELIRFVGGG, from the coding sequence ATGGAACACAAATTGAAGATCAACGGCGAGGAGCACAGCTACGAGGCTGATGCGATGCCCGCTAACATATCGCAGCTTCTCCAGCAGCTCGAGATCGACGCGGCGACAGTTGTTGCGGAGATCGACGGGCAGATCGTTGAACGTAAAAATTTTGCTGAAACGTCCTTGCAGCCGGGCCAGCAGATAGAACTGATAAGATTCGTAGGCGGAGGCTGA
- the rpoN gene encoding RNA polymerase factor sigma-54, giving the protein MKMSMTGQMRLEQRMKLAPRMIQSMEVLQLPLLALQEKIEAELNSNPVLEIAEERIEAGDEQEESACENLDEKELVVDEKGDNTDDFERLDSINDDFGDYFDQSMSVSARPKTPEKDKKLEAMQNTASSGLSLRDSLLQQWALIDAEDEVKQAGEHIIDYIDEKGYLTTPVEELDKEKHPFNIDHLREALQLVQKLEPAGVGARDLRECMLIQIDQFPEDMSLERKLVEDHWSELLENRLPQIAKKMNVPVELINHAIKRLSKLDTSPGLRVGRDENHPITADVIVEPSPDGGYSVSLAEANMPNLRVNRFYSQMARNRKVDDKTRQFLQKNIHSAQWLMDAIVQRKQTLLQVAQAIVNHQQEYFEKGKLFLKPLPMATIADEVGVHVATVSRAVAGKYMQCPQGLVPLRGFFSGGTKNASGKMQSWDAVKAELQRIVEAEDKSKPLNDDQIRQALADKGIENIARRTVAKYRKLLNIPSARFRKKF; this is encoded by the coding sequence ATGAAGATGTCAATGACAGGCCAGATGCGGCTGGAACAGCGGATGAAGCTGGCTCCCCGCATGATACAGTCGATGGAGGTGTTGCAGCTGCCTCTGCTGGCCTTGCAGGAAAAAATAGAAGCGGAGCTCAACAGCAACCCGGTGCTCGAGATCGCTGAAGAACGCATTGAGGCAGGCGATGAGCAGGAAGAGTCCGCATGCGAGAACCTGGACGAAAAAGAGCTCGTGGTCGATGAGAAAGGCGACAATACTGACGATTTCGAGCGTCTTGACAGTATAAACGATGATTTCGGCGATTATTTCGACCAGTCCATGAGCGTCTCGGCCCGGCCGAAGACACCCGAAAAGGACAAAAAGCTCGAAGCGATGCAGAACACCGCGAGCTCGGGCCTGTCACTTCGCGACTCGCTGCTGCAGCAGTGGGCTCTGATCGACGCCGAAGACGAGGTCAAGCAGGCGGGCGAACACATCATCGACTACATCGACGAAAAGGGCTATTTGACGACCCCGGTTGAAGAGCTTGACAAAGAAAAGCATCCGTTCAATATCGATCACCTTCGCGAGGCGCTGCAGCTCGTGCAGAAACTCGAGCCGGCAGGAGTGGGGGCACGGGATTTGCGTGAGTGCATGCTGATTCAGATCGATCAGTTCCCCGAGGACATGTCGCTGGAACGCAAGCTGGTCGAGGATCACTGGTCAGAGCTGCTGGAAAATCGCCTGCCGCAGATAGCGAAAAAAATGAACGTGCCTGTGGAGCTGATAAACCATGCAATCAAACGGCTCAGCAAGCTCGATACGTCGCCCGGCCTGCGTGTGGGCAGGGACGAAAATCACCCGATAACCGCCGATGTGATCGTCGAACCGAGCCCGGACGGAGGATATTCAGTATCGCTGGCCGAGGCAAATATGCCGAATCTGCGGGTGAACCGCTTCTATTCGCAGATGGCCCGTAATCGCAAAGTGGACGATAAAACACGTCAGTTCCTGCAGAAAAACATCCACTCCGCCCAATGGCTCATGGACGCTATCGTCCAGCGAAAGCAGACGCTGCTGCAGGTCGCGCAGGCGATCGTAAACCACCAGCAGGAGTACTTCGAAAAGGGCAAGCTGTTCCTAAAACCGCTGCCTATGGCAACTATCGCAGATGAAGTGGGCGTGCACGTCGCGACCGTATCGCGAGCCGTTGCGGGCAAGTATATGCAGTGTCCGCAGGGACTTGTGCCGTTGAGGGGCTTTTTCAGCGGCGGCACCAAAAACGCCAGCGGCAAGATGCAGAGCTGGGACGCGGTCAAGGCCGAGCTGCAGCGGATCGTCGAGGCTGAGGACAAGTCAAAACCACTCAACGATGATCAGATCCGGCAGGCACTTGCGGACAAGGGCATCGAGAATATCGCCCGCAGGACCGTGGCCAAGTACCGCAAGCTGCTGAACATACCATCCGCAAGGTTCCGCAAGAAATTCTAA
- the recR gene encoding recombination mediator RecR, giving the protein MNQAYTESLNKLIEEFSNLPGIGPKTAERLAFHILKADAKEALGLADAISSVKKNTRHCSVCYNLAEGEKCAICADPKRDHSVICVVEQSKDIINLEKTGLCKWVYHVLGGHIAPLEGIEPTDLTIDALLKRVRSGEVKELVMATNPNMEGDGTALYIGSLVKPLGVKITRLARGLPSGSSIEYSSGSILAEAILGRSNMD; this is encoded by the coding sequence ATGAATCAGGCATACACCGAAAGCCTCAACAAACTCATCGAGGAATTCAGCAATCTGCCCGGCATAGGCCCAAAGACTGCCGAGCGGCTGGCGTTCCACATACTCAAAGCCGATGCAAAGGAAGCACTGGGGCTTGCGGACGCGATCAGCAGCGTCAAAAAGAACACGCGGCATTGCTCGGTATGCTATAATCTGGCCGAGGGCGAAAAATGTGCAATCTGTGCTGATCCGAAGCGCGACCACAGCGTCATCTGCGTGGTTGAGCAGTCCAAAGACATCATAAACCTCGAAAAGACAGGACTTTGCAAGTGGGTCTACCACGTTCTCGGCGGGCATATCGCCCCGCTGGAGGGTATCGAGCCGACCGACCTGACGATAGATGCACTGCTCAAGCGGGTCCGCTCGGGCGAGGTAAAAGAGCTGGTCATGGCGACCAATCCGAACATGGAAGGCGACGGCACGGCACTGTATATAGGCTCGCTGGTCAAACCCTTGGGGGTGAAGATCACAAGGCTCGCTCGAGGGTTGCCGAGCGGTTCGAGCATCGAGTACAGCAGCGGGTCCATCCTGGCTGAGGCGATCCTTGGCCGATCAAACATGGACTAG
- the dnaX gene encoding DNA polymerase III subunit gamma/tau, whose product MAYTVLARRYRSQTFDDVVGQDAVAQTLKNAIKKDKVAHAYLFSGTRGVGKTTMARILAKSLNCLNADEPTAEPCCECDSCVAINTGEDIDVIEIDGASNRGIENIRELRQNAIYRPARSRFKIYIIDEVHMLTVDAFNALLKILEEPPAHVKFIFATTEPNKVLPTIQSRCQRFDFSSINPETICAQLKKILQNEGIKYEDELVLHVARLANGSMRDALSLLDQLISAGVEPLTVELLEEFLGEPSREQVAQLIGYIGDSEAAAVLQAIESLIKTGQTPILIVDSLIDQMRDMMVLKAASKESDLLILTPSERDTLSKLSEKFDIPGLIYNITALEKLRWTIKNSETPRALLEASILRFALSEHFLGVEQLLAKIQSGGGNAGGAGLKKNFPPSLDAKKSASAGPTGVPQPGQQNSSEPAQPQQQQVLNGPVTLESLKDNWTAILDSAVGPYAKLPGFLKQTVPQELAGNTLTLGAATSFVMKRFESLHGRIEEFLSAATGQKLIVKIEKAKASGKHIPKPQSPGSKLSAEERDEAEKDPAVKLLRNGLDANIAMIERVPQDQNRSA is encoded by the coding sequence ATGGCCTACACAGTACTCGCAAGAAGATATCGCTCGCAGACGTTCGACGACGTAGTCGGACAGGATGCCGTCGCGCAGACGCTCAAAAACGCGATAAAGAAGGACAAAGTCGCGCATGCGTACCTGTTCAGCGGTACGCGAGGGGTGGGCAAGACGACGATGGCGAGGATACTGGCCAAGTCGCTTAACTGTCTCAATGCAGACGAGCCGACAGCAGAGCCTTGCTGCGAATGCGACAGTTGCGTGGCGATCAATACGGGCGAGGATATCGATGTAATAGAGATCGACGGCGCTTCGAACCGCGGCATCGAGAACATACGTGAACTGAGGCAGAACGCGATATACCGCCCCGCCCGATCGCGGTTCAAGATCTATATCATTGACGAAGTGCACATGCTAACGGTTGACGCGTTCAACGCCCTTCTGAAGATCCTGGAAGAGCCGCCCGCACACGTCAAATTCATCTTCGCGACCACCGAGCCTAACAAGGTGCTGCCGACGATCCAGTCGCGGTGCCAGCGGTTCGATTTCAGCAGCATAAACCCTGAAACGATCTGCGCACAGCTCAAGAAGATACTGCAGAACGAGGGGATCAAGTACGAAGATGAGCTGGTTCTGCACGTCGCAAGGCTTGCGAACGGATCCATGCGTGACGCGTTGAGCCTGCTCGATCAGCTCATAAGTGCGGGCGTCGAACCTTTGACGGTGGAGCTACTTGAAGAATTTCTCGGCGAACCCAGCCGGGAGCAGGTCGCACAACTGATCGGTTATATCGGCGACAGTGAGGCTGCGGCTGTTCTGCAGGCAATAGAATCACTGATCAAGACCGGGCAGACGCCGATTTTGATCGTGGATTCGCTGATCGACCAGATGCGGGATATGATGGTGCTTAAGGCCGCGAGCAAGGAAAGCGACCTGCTCATCCTCACGCCGAGCGAACGGGATACGCTTTCGAAACTGTCTGAAAAATTCGATATCCCCGGGCTTATCTATAATATAACCGCGCTGGAAAAGCTCCGCTGGACCATCAAGAACAGCGAAACGCCGCGTGCGCTGCTGGAAGCTTCGATACTGCGATTCGCACTGAGCGAACATTTCCTGGGTGTCGAACAGTTACTGGCGAAAATACAGAGCGGCGGCGGCAATGCCGGCGGTGCGGGCTTAAAAAAAAACTTTCCACCCAGTTTAGACGCTAAAAAATCCGCATCTGCCGGGCCGACAGGCGTACCACAGCCAGGGCAGCAAAACTCGTCAGAACCGGCGCAACCTCAGCAGCAGCAGGTACTTAACGGACCTGTCACTCTCGAGTCGCTAAAAGATAACTGGACAGCGATACTCGATTCAGCGGTCGGTCCATACGCAAAACTGCCCGGCTTTTTGAAGCAGACAGTGCCGCAGGAGCTGGCTGGCAACACACTGACCCTCGGTGCGGCAACGAGCTTCGTGATGAAAAGGTTCGAAAGTCTGCACGGACGAATCGAGGAGTTTTTGTCGGCTGCGACGGGCCAGAAACTAATCGTCAAGATCGAAAAAGCCAAAGCCAGCGGCAAGCACATACCCAAGCCGCAGTCGCCAGGAAGCAAACTAAGCGCCGAAGAGCGGGATGAGGCCGAGAAAGACCCCGCGGTCAAACTGCTGCGGAACGGCCTTGACGCCAATATCGCAATGATCGAACGTGTGCCTCAGGATCAGAACAGGTCCGCATAG